In Natranaerobius thermophilus JW/NM-WN-LF, the genomic stretch CGAACAGGTGTTTGATATAATGTAATTAACCAATCGAACGCTTGTTTGGTATCGTACAAATCAAAATCAATGATAGATAATTAGGATAGTTTAGGATTGATTGATTAGAACTGGAATAAGAAATTGTAAATTCAAAGGGGTGAATATTAATGCCAGCTAGTATTTATGAAACAAACAAATCAAATGGAAAAAATAGAATTAAGTTAAAGAAAAAGTCCATATGTTTAATTATATTTATATTCGCAATAGTGGCAATAACAAGTGTTTTATTACATACAACAATTTTAGCATCAGATAAACAAGATGATATTATTAATGAAGATAAGGTAAGTTATCAAAATAAAGATGCAAATGATGATGAATTAGAATATGAAAAGGTTATTATTAATGAAGGT encodes the following:
- a CDS encoding LysM peptidoglycan-binding domain-containing protein, coding for MPASIYETNKSNGKNRIKLKKKSICLIIFIFAIVAITSVLLHTTILASDKQDDIINEDKVSYQNKDANDDELEYEKVIINEGDTLWNIAIEHTNENQDPRKSIEEIRQLNDMDCANITVGEKIKVPESN